CGTACCCCCCCAAAAAGTACCGTGCATTTTCACGTCTCTCCGTGGTTTCGGATTGGTCCGCTTTGGTTAGGTTAGGTAGCCCGGGCGCGCGCGCTGTCCGGGACTACCGCCTCGCTGCcaatgttttcatttttcccgcCGCGTTCCGCCCGCTTCCAAAATTCTTCATCGCTATTCCCATGTTCGTCGAATGTGGAGTGATTCGCGGGATGCGATCGGTCGCAATGCGAACAAGTTTGGAGAGCCGTCGAGATGGCAGCGCCCCCGGAGGTGGATGATTTCTAGTAGAACGAGTCGAAGAAGAtggcggtggggggggggggggagggaggtgGGTAAAgtcggggggaaaaaggagaaaaggaacGCGAGGGATGTTGCGTAGGTGGGTGCGTCGAGACACTGCGGGTAACAACCCCAGCCGGGAGGCTCTGAAGGCACTTGTAACAACGCTGGAAGATAACGCGATTCGATCCACTACAATTTTCTATATTCGGGTCCGTAACCTCCGGAAAAAGCACCCCTCCGCCGATTCGCTCGATTTaccgattaaaaattttttcgcaaaagTTGCGCACGCCCCCGATTTTCGTCGGTGGATCGGCCGGGCGGCGCGACGAGTCCCGAAATACGGCGATCtccgcgaaaaatttttgcgcgCCATTATTCACCGCGGCGACGCGCCGTCAACAAAAATACTCGACTCGTCGCGCGAATCGAAGAGCGACCACGGCGTACAACCTTATCTCCCGAAAACGGTCACCACGTATCGTGATCCGCGTAACTTGCATTTCTCGCATTgtcttcgatccgacgagcgaagaacgatgaaaaaaaacaaaaaaaagaaaccaatcGCTCGACCGGACCGGGTCTACCGGGTGTTCGAGTTATCCCGCAATTTTTTGGTCGGTTCGTCGATCGCGCGGTCGGGTGGGACAAATTTTCCTCAGCGGCTTCTTCTTACGCTGCGAAGTAATCGCGTGTGAGTAACGATAATCGTTTGTCTATCTCCATAGCGTTGGCGCGCGCGTTCGTTCCTCGATCGAGCGATAACTAAAGGatggacgagagaaaaaggggggcagggggggggggagggggagaaaagTGCAAGCAAGCTAGACCACGCGAAGAGTAAAGGGGCGCGCGTGACGTTGCCGGATGACGCAAGCGAATCGCGTATAAACTTTCTTTGAAACTGGCGTAAACGACCTTAAAGAGCGATGCGGAATACCGCAccgtttcccccctccccccggagGTGACGATCGAGCTGTGCACGTAACGATGTATCGCACACGGTTCGCGCGCACACCTTGAAAATTATAACAGCAGGGTTACACCGCTTACGAATTACGAACACACTCGCCCGAATACGCGTAGGTGCGATTACCTCCTAGTCACCTATGCATCGCGCTAGCTTGTAAGCGAACGCGACACGATATATTTTGCAGCAGCTGCAGTCTGAGGCGACTGACTCACGCCTCGTTCAATCCCTCCGAGTTACAAGGAAACTATTCAGATCGTCGAGAGAATATATACGAAGACGGCTGACCTCGCGAAAAACAGCGCGCCCGTAACGCACCAACCCTAATTTCTCGCAGTTAACGGTccaactttttcaatttttttttcgacgaaattGGTCCTTGCTCAATCCTTCGATCGACGTTTAGGCTtcttttgatgaaaatatgtaGAAAGGTTTGGACACAAGATTATCGTGAAATGTTAGACATAAGTACGAAAAGTTAGACGGAGGCCATTTTTGTTTGAACGGTAGCCACCGCGAACTAATCCGTAACCTAAGGTGAGGTTAGGTATCCAAATTTGGAGATTCCAACCACATCCGGTCTCGCAATTATCCTCTAACCCACAAAGCGTGGGAACCAAATTCATGAATCGCATGatcatttgttgttttttttcagtgtGCCGACGTGTCCCACGAAGTTTTCCGCAACCGAACAACATGAATCCGGGTGACGAAGCATCGTGGCggcgcgggggggaggggggactgtcgaataagtttttttcgtctccgtttcgtcatttttgagtaattttctcgatttacCAATTTTTCGTCACCGTCTGCTCACCTTGTCTCGGAAACGCTGAGCGCAGGTAACACGTGAAACAGAATTCGCTGAGTCCAGCAAACTTCCGTTCGACGAGTTTTGCGACGAAATTCTCAACCTTCGCGTACGCGGAGGTTACGAACGTACGTTCTACCTACTCGTGCGGATACATCGTGTTCGAATAATCGTTTGTAACGTAATTAATTGCGACTACTGCGCAGCGCTATCGTGCCGCGGAACGACCTGCGGAAAATGCAGCGGTAAAAGGGAAGGAGACGATCGACGCAGCGTGAGGCCATAACCCATTATAACTCCGTGCAGTCTCAACTCGACCGATTGTGAGACGAGGCGTTGgtggtgtgtgtgtgcgcgcgcgcgcgcgcgtgaaAAAATACACGCAAAGCAAGCGCGGTGCGTCGTACATATTTCATGCGGGGCGACGCGGTGCGTCGCGATGCGGCGGTGGGCGTCTGGTGCATAATATGTGTACTACAGATATCCTCGCGATCCACACACGTTatttacatgtatgtacatacgcaaCGTACATATTCCACTTTATCATTTATCACCTGTTTGTTTACACTGAGAGAGGCGGAgacacctatatgtatatattatatatacatatatatacgaggaaTATACGGCTTGTCTAATTGTTCAATTACTGCAATATTGTGAAACAAAAATCGTTTGTTTATCCTTATTCAGGCCAATCCACAAAACGAATCGTGGCGTTCGATTTTGTGCCAAAATTCtacggcgaagaaaaaaacatcgccGTTCATTGGTCCACAACtatttcgttccatttttttcgcaacttTCGTCATTGCACTCAATTGAATGATTTTGAAATTGCCCAAATAAAAcggaagaatttcgaaaatttttacgatatcAGGGTCAGACGAGTCGCCTGTATTTTCATGGCATACTTGGTGCGTATCAGATAAGTTTGTGGTTATGTATGATGTGTgtataaatgattttttttttataaacgcCTTGCGAAATGTCGAGCGAAACAACGTTATCGGCATCGGGGTCTTccattctcttcattttttttttctctttctttctctccgactttctctctctccgcagCCTGCACTTCGTCCGTCTCCCGTTTTGTCATCCTTTCATTTCTTTGGTCTAGGCGgcgaataataacaacaatatctCCCACTTCGGGATAAGAAAGTCTGGGGCGCACGCGTCGCACCGGATAACCGGGCTGCAGCTTATTCCGGCTGCGGCTGCTACCACCTGCTTTACTCtgttacatttatatataccccACATGTGCATtacataaatacgtatacatatgtgtatatactttAACAGGTATTTGTATATTCCGCGCACTGTCCGTGCGAACGAGCTTTTACCTCTCAATTCTCTCGAGGAATCCAAAAGTTTCTCTCCTTCCTCGGCTGGGGTTCGGAGTTGAATGAATTCCATCGAATTCCTAACCCAGCCGAACAATATACAGCGACTGACGTCGATCCGAATCGACACGCTTTCCGATTGTATCGAGTAACACCTATTTCGCGGGTCCGTTTCCCACCCATCCTCAGAGTCCTCCCACAGACCGAACGTtgttatcttttcttttttttttttttttttcttctccgactcgtttttcgttctccGGAATCTGCGTCCGCAACAACGCAAACGGAACAAAAAGTCCGGTTTTACCGAACGAGATAATGGAGGTTAGGAACGGAATGGCGGTTTCGGTGAGTCGCAGGAACCCTCCCTCGTATCTTTCGATAAGCGGTAATGACGTACgaagtattttatttcgatgcaTTCGTACGGTAGGAACATTCCTCGTGCGGCTGAAGCAAACGTTcataaacgtatatatatatatatatatatatatatatctatatatgtatatatagatgaaTCTTCGTGTGCGAAGATCTCCGGGTGGTGGGGATTCGATATGTTTATGCCGGTGCAACGGCTTGGCAAGGTCATAAGTGCGACTCGTCAGAGACTAACTAACTAAATACCCGTCCCCGTCTTGCGTATATTGGTAACTTTGGTTATGTATTTTAACCCGTTCTACGCTTGTGTATATTGCACTGTGTACAACCGTACGTGAAAGCTTTATTATAACTTAACCGTGAGCCGTACGGATTTAGCATTATACGGCGCAACAACCGAACGCCCGAGCCGATCAACGAACGAGCGTATCATCGGCTGCGAATGCACTCGATTCCTACGACGCGTACATAGCGGACCAAAGATTTGCACGTTCACTTCCTCAGACAATCGAAAATCGGTAATCGCTAGATAAATAGTTTTTTCATGCCGTCCTAAACAATCCTGATAAGGTTAAAGGATCTAGAAGGCGTCATTTCGTCTGGCTCATATTTAATTTTAAAACTCACGATCTGtagaattttctcttctcaaacCGTTGAACACTCCGAGATAACAACTTTCCAGATTGCACGAGATCAACCGTGCCTTGTTTTGTGAATTATTTAGCCTCAACGGTCAGCTACGCGTGACGCCATCTTGTTTACGTGCGGAATCAGCCGTCAGCCATTTTGTTCAACGGTAAGCGAATGTTTGCGTTCCGAAAAAAAACCTCGTCGGACAAGTTCCTCTTCTTATCTCACATTGAGATCGAGGATAAAGGTATaaagagtcgaaaaaaatccgatgGGTTATTTAATCTAAACTGAACCCCAAAGTTCGGTACAAAGAACCGAAACCGCCCCGTTCTTAGGTATAATAAGGTACAACGTTGTACGTGTGTAACTTGTTTTGACACTTTTATTCGCATGTTTAAGACAGTTTTGATTTATTAGGCAGTTTCACGCGAGGGCCTCGGTACGCCCACCAAAAGTCTACGGCTCGCGTATCGGCGGAACGGGCGTGAAGACTGAAAATTGGTTCGCCGATCAAAAAGTCggaagaagatgagaaaaaaaaaaaaaaaaaaacaacgaaaaggagagagaatgCGGAGTTGGAGAACGTTGCGATGATGATCAATAATACCGTCCACGTGGATCACGGGGCTCGAAGGTATTCCGTTTAACGTCCTGAAGCGAGGGGCGTCCTGCAGCCGCGTCGATTCGTGGaaggtattttatatatatatatatcggataAAAACATCGCGTACGCCGGATTCGTAATCACCTGCGCGGAAGATGAGCGGCCGCCGCAGACTTTCTCCAAAATAATATTGTAACCTCACTAAGCGTAGAGGCGATGTACAGTACGTCCGCACCACTCTACCGTGTCGAATTATGGGGGAAAAGTATTACGACAAAACTACGTCGAACTTGTAGTTCCTTACTTTGTCTTACCGTCGAAATGATTACAAAAGAGACGCGAAGGATTTTACGAGACTACGTCAAAAATTTCGCTATCTCACAGCAAAGAGCGGATCGGTAAGCGGAAGAGGCGAGAGGATGAAATTTTGACATTCAAATGTCGagaaacgaattgaaaaaatcacaaCGACCGTGGATACGAAAACAAGAATCATTCGCGCTCGCTTTGCTTTCCGATCGCTGAAAAAATGCGGAGGTTAGCCGAGTCGAGCGGCATCGCTTCCTAATTCGGCGATGACGGATCACGTAAAGCCTGCACTTTACTTCTCTTGAAAAAGCGATGTTCGATTCAATGTACCCTGTGTACAAAAAACATACGCGAACTATTTTTCCGACCAGTAGGTAACTCTGGTCAGGAGTTATTGCAAATCCATCCAGACGGTTCGGACTCATGAGTAGATACCGAAGCACTTCGTCTCACCGGTGATCGAACGAATCCATGGATTCGAGGTGCAACGGTGAGCCGATGCCATTCGAAGTGAACGCGAATAGCGATCCAGACGAGACGACTTCGGAGTGCATCGTTACCTGACCTTGGCCGGCTTACCTCCGCGCCCTCCTTCCTCAGACGGCCGTCATCGTCCTTATAAAGAAGCCTCGGTGATCGGGCTGGATGTTAGAAACTTCGGAGTTCCGAAAGTCCAGACGACTATCGCCGTTTCGAATTGATAATCGTTGCCGCGCGACCGCTGTGCCAAAACTTCGCCACTTGAGCAGCCCCGAAAAATAAACGTTGTCCGACAACGGGTTGGAACGGCaatctttttgttcttcctaCGAACGGATTCGGCGCTGACCTGGTAGCGAATAGTTTTTTGGTTCGCCTGGCAACACCGTCATTCGGTTTAGACGGCAATGTTTCAGTTGTTCTCACGAACGACGAGCAACAAACAATATTGTTGCTCCGCTGATAACagttttcgtcttttttttttttacaaagttGAAACGGCAATCTGCAATCTTCAGTTTTTGGCCCGCCTGGCAACACCGTCATTTTGTTGAGACGGCAATGTTCCAGTTGTTCCCACGAATGACAAGCAACAAACAATATTGTTGCTCGGCTGAtaacaattttcgttttcatttttttttattacaaagttGAAACGGCAATCTGCAATCTTCAGTTTTTGGTCCGCCTGGCAACACCGTCATTCGGTTGAGACGGCACTGTTCCAGTTGTTCCCACGAACGACGAGCAACAAACAATATTGTTGCTCGGCTGAtaacaattttcgttttcatttttttttttacaaagttGGAACGGCAATCCGCAATCTTCAGTTTTTGGTCCGCCTGGCAACACCGTCATTCGGTTGAGACGGCAATGTTTCAGTTGTTCCCACGAACGACGAGCAACAAACAATATTGTTGCTCGGCTGATAacagttttcgtttttttttttttacaaagttGAAACGGCAATCTGCAATTTTCAGGTTGTTGCATCGAAAGCTCCAGTCCTTTACGTTGCAACATTGTGTGTCCGCTGAGACGACATTGTTGCTttggattcaaaaaaaaaaaaaaaatgatttcgttCGTTGTCTAAAAACAACAAAGTTGCTTGAGGTCGGGATTCTCAGTGTTGTCGTCGTTAGTTTCCGGAATCGGAAGGGGGTTGACGCGGCTCtcgaattttccttttctttcgcgCGAGTTCGTCTCGATTCGACGGTGATTCTCCAGTAGGAAATGGGTATCCGGATGTGAAAATATCGCCTCTCGTACGACGCACATCAGGATGAGTCTGAAGCGGAGTCGAAATATTCCGGCTGTATACATCGCGGTGCTTTATACGAGCGTCTGGGGAATTTTCGGGTTTTACCCAGAGTATTGATTGTGCGTACGTAGTCCCTGCCTTCGTCGGAACCTCCCAGCCGAGCTCTCTCTCCCTCGGGTTGCAGACGCTAGCGGCGAACATCGGGAGCAGCCAGCCACCCTCCTATTCTACCACTATATAGGAGGTACTGCGCTCTGGCGTTCGTTCCGCGCTCGCTGAAAACTCGCACAACCTTCTGCATCGGAGCTATATTTATCGCTACCAAGTCTAGGGTGTCTCTTCCTCAACTCGGTGTTGGTAAACGTGCTTACACGCGTCCGAATACCTCGCAACGAACAGCGTGTTGGCTTTGCGGCCTTGATTCTCGAGCAACGCAACAACAATCGACAACAATGACGATAATTAGCGACCCGTCGATACGGTttactatttttctctcgccttttttttcactttttcttcctctcacTAGCTGAGACTCAGGTTCTCACTTCCGGAAGTGCACAATACCTGTGGGCGatcatattttcgaaattccgccgttccgaaaaattaaaaaaaaaaaaaagaaaagcgaataattgaaaatacatCGATGACGAACGTGCGTGTGTACATGACCCGTACATGTGACACACCCGTGGCAACAGCTGCGTTtttgttgacaaaaaaaaaaaaagaaattggattagaaataaatttcatcacaAATTGCCCTAATCACATTTGGTTACACAATGATCGCCGCGAGTTCAGGTAATAATACGATTACGCGATACGAAACGGTATGCGCGAGCAGCGAAGGTACCGAAAGtcagaccgaaaaaaaaaaaaaaacgacgaacggcaaaaagattgagaaaataacaaaaaaaaacgaccgacGAAACTCGCCGTAGTCTGCGGCGCATAGAAATCATTTCTGCTCGCTCATTAGTATATTACCCACGCAACAGCTTATGGACGGCAATAATTTGCCACAGTATATTGTACCCTGAGAGACTGTGCATCTGTCGAAgtgcaacagcggcagcggccAGACGTCTTCGTGACcctgaaaaaaacaatgtcgGGCAAATGGCGTCTCCGATTTTACATGCACGCTAGATATTActatacgaacgtacgtaatCTGCATTCAAAGGCGTCCGTTcataaagaattaaaaagaaaagaaagggaggtaaaaaaaacatctcaTAATTCGCGTTCCCTTTTACATAATACcactgtacgtacacgcgaggacaaaaaccgaaaaattttcgttcgatgaaaataaagtaattgattcagagaatttttgaCAATATTTCATACTCGTGTACCCCATAATGCGAAGTGGAACCAATGGGTCGAATGCCGGGAGTTGACCGATGTATTTTTCTgcatcttttttattctacagtttactcttttattttgttttatatttttttatcactatGTTAAAGTTTTACGTGCGGCGTGTTGTGTGTTATTTTGCCAGTGGTggtgctgccgctgttgcagCCAGCATTAAGAGCGAGTGCAGTGCAGTGGAGCAGGTTAGTTCTAGCTACGGTCCACCGTCACACCGAGAGCCCTCGCTTGGTGTGTGTCCTCAACGAGCGCAGGCGGTACGGCCTTGAGACACAGCGACGCTCAATGCAGTCGTCGTGCATCGCAAATGCCCCTCAGCATTCTCCTCCGGCCCCTCCGCCCCGCGAACGCGGCGCAACGAACGCCACGAAACTTGGCGTTGCttcgtttttctccttcccCCCTCGTGCTTTTCTGCGCTTCGCGCCGTGCAaactcctctctctctctctctctccctctctctctctctctttctgcaATCCGCACTAATACTGTACAAACCCTCCTCGCCCCCCGCCGCTCTACGGTGCAACGCCGAAACGGTGATTCAAACTTTCAAACAGCGGAATTTAACAATTTACCACTTTTTCCTCCACCCTTCCCCCCAATCAGCGATCTCTTCCTTTGTTCTCAATTCTCGCTGTAATGCACTTGCACTACATACACACGCGGTTCACCCCACGTCCCACATTTCAAGGACAACGacgaattcggaaaaaaattgtcacaccccgtcgatttcacggttcactttttcaacttttgattAACGTTCAATTATTGTCGTTCTGACAATACGAAACGTGCTATTTCTCATCCAGACCTGAAACGTGCTGTTTCTCATTCAAACCTGAAACGTACTGTTTCTTATCCTGACCTGAAACGTACTGTTTCTCATCCTGATCTGGAACGTACTGTTTCTCATTAAAATCTGAAACGTACTGTTTTTTATCCAGATCTGAAACGTGCTGTTTCTCATTCAAACCTGAAACGTACTGTTTCTTATCCTGACCTGAAACGTACTGTTTCTTATCCTGACCTGAAACGTACTGTTTCTCATCCTGATCTGGAACGTACTGTTTCTCATCCTGATCTGGAACGTACTGTTTCTTATCCTGATCTGGAACGTACTGTTTCTCATTCAAATCTAAAACGTACTGTTTTTCATCCAGATCTGAAACGTGCTGTTTCTCATTCAAACCTGAAACGTACTGTTTCTTATCCTGACCTGAAACGTACTGTTTCTCATCCTGATCTGGAACGTACTGTTTCTTATCCTGATCTGGAACGTACTGTTTCTCATTCAAATCTAAAACGTACTGTTTTTTATCCAGATCTGAAACGTGCTGTTTCTTATTCAAACCTGAAACGTACTGTTTCTTATCCTGACCTGAAACGTACTGTTTCTTATCCTGACCTGAAACGTACTGTTTCTCATCCTGATCTGGAACGTACTGTTTCTTATCCTGACCTGAAACGTACTGTTTCTTATCCTCATCTGAAACGTACTGTTTCTTATCCTGACCTGAAACGTACTGTTTCTTATCCTCATCTGAAACGTACTGTTTCGTATCCTGATCTGAAACGTACTGTTTCTTATCCTAATCTGAAACGCACTGTTTCTTATCCTCATCTGAAACGTACTGTTTCTTATCCTGATCTGGAACGTACTGTTTCTTAACCTGACCTGAAACGTACTGTTTCTCATCCTGATCTGAAACGTACTGTTTCTTATCCTGATCTGAAACGTACTTTTCTTATCCAGGCCTGAAACGCACTGATTGTCATCCTGATCTGAAACGTGCTGTTTCTTATCCAGACTTCAATCGTGCTGTTTTTTATCCAGACCTGAAACATGTTTTTTCCAGTGTCAACCTAAAATGTGCTCTGATCCGCTTGGGATTTTTCGAATGTGACTTCGAATACGGAATGTGCAAGCTTCGTATCGGGCATCAATATGAACGCAAATCTGATGGAGAATGATCACAATTGTGGAGAAAATAAGTTCTGGTATAAATTCGTAACACGGTGCATCGTTTGCTCTGGTTGGTaaatctatttctatttttaactTGCTCAGTGGATAAATTTAAACTGCAGCAGTCGATGAAGAACAAA
The sequence above is a segment of the Athalia rosae chromosome 5, iyAthRosa1.1, whole genome shotgun sequence genome. Coding sequences within it:
- the LOC125501097 gene encoding HIV Tat-specific factor 1 homolog is translated as MRNSTFQVRLRNSTFQIRIRNNQDTKQYVSDEDKKQYVSGQDKKQYVSDEDKKQYVSGQDKKQYVPDQDEKQYVSGQDKKQYVSGQDKKQYVSGLNKKQHVSDLDKKQYVLDLNEKQYVPDQDKKQYVPDQDEKQYVSGQDKKQYVSGLNEKQHVSDLDEKQYVLDLNEKQYVPDQDKKQYVPDQDEKQYVPDQDEKQYVSGQDKKQYVSGQDKKQYVSGLNEKQHVSDLDKKQYVSDFNEKQYVPDQDEKQYVSGQDKKQYVSGLNEKQHVSGLDEK